The window GAGCATGATCTGTAATATCtcttgaaaatatatattaataataatgatgctAACTACAATACACATATGTAAAATTCTGTAtctaaataaaatactgaataaaagctttttttaatcttatatGCATCTAATTGCAgccaattaaataaataatccatatttttaattaacaaagTTGCCTCAACACCAAAACTCTGACCACAGGAATGACTGACAggtgtgtaaataaatacatggacTAACCACAGAATTTAAGCCACTAATCTTTCTGATGCTGTAAAAATGCTTCAGTAATGTTTATAAACAGTGGagtaaaacattaatatttgtCAAAATTATTCTTAGTTTAATTTTCCTTCTATTAGCAAAACATGACACGTGAATATTTAGTATGtggcaaaaaataataatccagACTGTACCTTTAACAGCCAGTGACTGTAAATTCACCGTGAGTGCAGCGGGTGCTGGTGGTGGAGGGGTGAGAGGGCTGTTTTGTTGATTTATGGTGACAGTTGCTTTTGACAACAGCCTGCTAAATCAAGACATAGCAGGTCATTAGGCTATCAGTCAACAGAGGAAGCTGGCTTGCATTTTAAATGAGTCCATTAAGTCGATACAggcactgtactgtactgtagttgCAGAAAACTGGAGTGTAAAATTGAATATGTTCATGCACAGCTGTACGTGATGAAACGCCGGAGATGAAACCGGATTGGTTGCTGCTGTCCTCACCTCCCCCCTTTCATTACGGACCAGAGATGTCAATTAAAGATCCATTAAAAAGCGTAAAAATGCCTTAATCATCTCACACACCTTTTAATTAACAATAATGGTCCTTTAAATAAGTGAGCTTGATATGTCAGTTTTGTCTTCACGGTTAGATACAATGTTAACCGGAAAAGTCTCCTTAATCAATATAATAAGAGCAAACTAAGAAGCATAAACAGAACACAGTACTTTCAATTAGTCTATGAAGGATAAAACTGAGTTGTTTATTTAATGCACACCTGATCTCAACCGTAATATGTAAAGTTTAAGAGAATTTTAAGAACTTAAAACTAACTTCATTCTAAAAAGCATAATTTTCTATCATCATAACTGATGTTGGCTCATAATGCCAGCGTCTTGGCTCGTGACAGCTGATGCATTTATTTTCCACCATGCTGATTATAGTAAAACAGCTTCTCTATTATGATCTCAGCTCTCAACGATGCCTTTTAATAGCACCCAAATTGACTGAGCAACAAAAACGTGTCATGAGTGGTTTTCAAAATCATAAACCACTTTACCTTAACGTCTGGATTATAGCACAACACAAATCAAGGAAGTAAGATGTCAAAACCAACAAATAACTCACAGGCAAGAATGTTATCTTCAAGTTTCCTTTATGCCTTCTATAAAAGTATATCATTAAGGCAATCATACAGTGGATTTAGACATTTCTTTCTCTAGGCTATACACAGTGAATAAATCATCTCATAGCCTAAAACATAGAGGATTTTCTGAAAAATCTATATAGgctatacacatatatacaatgTACATTATCTTTGAAGAGAATACAGACAAAATAACTTCCCTTTAAAGCTGGAATTCTCAGTCCTTTATTCACATGATGAACATTTGGATGTAACTAGTTGGCATGTAATAAATTATTGTTTCACTTTAACTCCTAATCTATTTACAAGTTCATAGATTCCAGCATTAAATACTTGTAAATCAGATAGCCTGTTGCCGTTTGGCACCAGGCTGTCATATAAAAATAGTtcatatcttttaaaaaaacaaaaaagattggCAGTGCACATACTGATTAAACGTTGCATTGTTACCAAAACAAGCCAAGAGTGTCTCCATCATGACAACTTTACTATCAGACTCTGTGACTGTGAGAAAGTAGACAACCTAATTTAGCTTATCATATAAGCAAAGCATGTGGAGAGCCGTGAAGTGGTGTGGTTTGATAAGAGAGCAGCCTGAAGCACAGGCGTCTCAAAAATAACTTTCTGGTCTCGTTTGCATAGAAAATATCCTGATATGACATCCTTCAGCGTCTCAAACTCTTAATTCAAACAAGGCCTGCGCCAAAACACCAGTTCCTTCAGTCTCTGAGGCTCTAACCTTTCACAATGGTAGCAGGTCAATGAGTGACAAAAGTTTAGATTGCCTTTTATCCGGACAATAGTAGGAGCAGATTATGAACCCGGGGATTAAATGAGGGGCAATACAGCCAAAATGGATGCCAGCAGGGTCAAAACACAGTGGGCCGCTGGGATAGAGGAGGCTCCGCTGTCCGGTTCGTATGTATACTCCGGATCCGGAGGGTAGTCCTCATCATCTGGGTCTTGGTCGCCGAGGGACCCgctgctctcctccctctcgGGCGAGTCGAAGCACAGCGCCTTCATGCTGTTCTTGACAAACTCACAGATGGCCCTCTCCGTCCCATCACACATGCAAGTCTCCAGCTGCTGACCCTTGGGTATTTTACGCATATTCGCGATCACATTCCGGCAGGCGTTGGTGCAGATCGCCCCGCTGAAGAGTTTCCCGCAGTGGTCCAAATAATCGTGCATTGCGGAGCTGCACTGCTTGTCTCTCTCGCACTGGCGCCGGGCTTCCGTGCAGCCCGTGCTGGTAGTCCTGGGCAAGCAGGGCTCGATGGCCCGTTTGGTGCTCGTACACAGCGGATCGTGGGCGCAGCTGCAGTCCTCCAGAGCCGGCCCGTTTTTGGTCAGATTGAGCTGGACAAGGGAGGAGATACAGTGGCTTGGGCACTTCTTCCTCTCCCCGTTCAGCACGGGGCCACATGCGCGCGTATAGTGTTCATATGCGTAATTGCAATCGGGTTCGGCTTGGCAGTTCATGATGGCTTGCCAGCATATCAGCCGCCGACCGTGGGACGGCGAGGCCACGGATAAATAGCCAAAAAACAAGAGCACACAACCGAGAGGCCAAACAGATCTACAGACGCTCTGTGCCAGTGCGCCAGAGCTTGCCATTGTTATGGCTGCAAGACACGGTAAAACTCACAGCAGTGTCATATGTAAAACTTCTACACTACTTCCATGGATAGTGTCCTCACCGGAGAGTGTTATTTATTCCCAGGCAGATGGTGTGTGATAGGCCCGTGTGTGGGCGTTCAACAGGCTGGCACTGCGCTGTGTAATCCCGGCTCCGTAAAACCGTCAGCGATGATCCATCTGAGTCGGATTCCTGTCCGAACTTCCCGTTATCCATACATGCCTGGGgtgaaaactaaactaaaaactgACTGCAGTAAAGGAGacaccaaaaagaaaagttttccACTAGTTGAGGAGAGTTTATGCAGCGGCTCATTCCATCGCAGTGACTGAgttgaatgcaaaaaaaaaaaacacacacacacacacacactgcctccaGCTCAGCTCCCTCTTGCGTCTTCTCTTCTAACGGATCTCCACCAAAAAGCGAAGCCGGAGAAGTCCCGAGAGCCCTTCTGTGGACTGTGTTGGATCATTTAAAAGTCCTTGTGCGCACACGAGTGCAAAGAAACAGTGCACTGGGGGAAAACAACAACCCTTGTAGGTTGCAAAGTGGTCCTCTACTCTCTCCCCTTTGAgcatttgtctttcttttcctcgGCCCCCTCTCCACACATTAGCGAGGTGCTTCTCATTGGTTGGCCACTTGTTGTGGGTTTTACGTAGTGATGGGCGGGAGTTTGGGGTGGGAGAAAGATGGTCTGAAGAATTTTGCATTGAGGAGGGATGAATGTTTGAGCAGAACAGCAGAGAGAGCTGAGTTCAGTCTGTGGCactcatttttcaaaaatctTACTCTCAACGAATTCATTATTAATGTGCATCATAAAAATatgtgataaaatgtttttatgggAAAACTGGGTTATATGTGCATATTGATTcataatttttatttacagtattgcTAAATAATTTCCTGCATTATGGCATGGAGGATGATGAAAGCCATTCAGGTCAGTTTAACTGGATTGGATTCTGTTCCAAAATGATTTTTCAGTGATGCTTTAATTTTGAGGAGCACAGAATAAAGTGTACTTCAAAGTGCCTACAGGTGTTAATTGATAGATGTGTACTTATAGTCTATAAACAGAGCCATGGTGTTGATTTTTAGCAgtattttgtggcatttttgcttttattttagagctgacaggaaatgagaggagagagagggggaatgATACACAAAAAAGGAACCTGGGACGTCACAAGTCACACTATATTAGGGTTGCAATTAACAATTACAttcaaaaacccaaaatatattcagtttactatcatgaatgacagaaaaatgcCTGACcctcacatatgagaagctacaaccagcaacttttgggcatttttgattaataaatgactaaaacaattattcagttatgaaaatagttgctcATTAATTTTCTGACTCAACGACCTATTGACTAATTATTGTAGCTCTACTGAATATTATATGCATCAGGCCACCAGGACACCTTaataaacataactttttaTACTATAAAGTCCTGtagataattgataatgacaCTGTGACTGCACTACTGTACAATAATAAATTGAACTCTACAGCTTAATGTCTGCGGTGCTAATGATCCATGCAGCATCCTCACTGATAATTTAATCATCCACATCCTATTAACTCTTCCTCAGCAGAGCAGTTGAGTGCAAATTAATTGTGGTGAAACAGGGCACTCAGTGAACATAATTTAGTATAATCACTCATTAAGGCTTCCTTCTCTCGTGTTACCGCTCCACATCATACGCCGTCCATGTTAAGGTGGTGAATCAGCGCACTGGCACTTCTATTTGCAGAGTCTTGTCTTAACATGTGATCTGACATTAATCCTACCAGGAGTAGTCATACAAATTTCAGTTAAACTTGATCAACATGTGATTTTCAGTGGATTCCCAGAATTGCGTTAACTTTTTTCTCATTATCAACATTCCCTCAGTTGGTGATTTCCTTCATTTCCGATATATCTGCATTCAGCAACAGGTTGAAACAGGTGTTTATCAAACTCTACTGGAAATATCTTGTGACATCATGCTGTTAGTTATTAAATAGTGTTGGTAAACAAAAATATCACTAAGCGACAAAATGAGCCAAGATAAGTagtgcacattttaaaaaggattttGATTGCAAAGTATTTTAAAGTACAACATATTCACTGCAAAATAATCCGACagctaaaaggaaaaacaagaaatataaCTGTCTGTATTCAGGTGTTTTTCatggtttacatttttttctgcttcacaACTGACAACATAATTGTAGAATAAAGCAGTTTGGAGTCAAAAAACACTCAGCAAGTCCACAAATGTGTCTCCCATCGAGACAGGCTACAGATTTTCCATCTTAATGTCACCACAGATTATGAATCATTTCTGGTCTCCGGTTTTAGGAGAGAGTTTCTGGTATTGATCAGACTGATGTTGACCACAGCACATGGCAAAAACACATTCTTAAACCCTGTGGGATCATTTacaaattctgttttttattgataatgATTACTTAATGAATCAATTGTTTGGCccgtaaaatgtcagaaaatcatgAAAAGTGCCAATAGTCTCCTGAAGCCAAATTTGAAATATCCATTCTACtctaatttcttgttttgtccaactaacagtccaaaacctaaaaataGTCAATTTACTATAATAGAAGACttagcagaaagagagaaagaagaaaactagcaaatcttcacatctgaggAACTGAAACCAGTGAtttctttggcattttttcctttaaaaaatacttaaatgatGATCAGAATTgttgacaattaattttctgttgactgactgATTAAACAACAACTGACAACTAAATGTTTCAGCACTATTTCTCATGTAAACATCATTCATGGAGACAAGTTGGGCTTCGCTGCTGCTAAAGaaacttatatatatatatatatatatataatagtaaaaaatagtaaaaaaaactaaatcattGACCAGGTGCTATAGAGCTACTTAAAGGGGCCCTGAAtgtattatatttgtattatatttgtgATACTTTTTCTCTGACCATCTTAAAGGTCACTAAGAATCTGAATACCTTGTTTGTTTTAGAAAAGTTTTGATTTAACTGTTTCTTTCAGAGATAGTCATCCTGAGATATCGACCTGGACCTCACCATCCAAATGACACATGAGTGTATGCGTGTGTCAGAgtatatgagtgtgtttgtgtgtgtgtgtgtgtgtgtatgcgcgcgtgtgtgggtgtgagtaAAATGATAGCCCACATGTTGACACATGAGCGGGAGGAGGCAGTTTAGTTCTTGAGGCTTGATGTGGATGAGGGAGTCAGGGAAAGAGAGCAGTGAGGGCACAaaggctgtttgtgtttcaaacAGCATTCTGATCTCAGGAATGTACCTTTAGGCCACAGCCGTGAGCTTCCCACTGCAAACAATGCACTCAATGTCAGTTACGGCTGGCTAGCACAGACGCTGCTGGCGCTACTCCAAGGTCCCAACTCGTCAAAAATGATGGATACTGGGAACTCAATACCTCAGGAGTCCCTCTTCTACCTTCCCCTCCAGCACAAAGAATGGAAACTCTGTGTGCTTCAACAAAAGATTTCCAAACACCAACGTCTTCATTGGTTCAAGTGCTTTTAGCACAACTGTAATATGAAACAGAGGAAACTCCATTCAAGTGAggtattcattcattcatctttttactgtgttttaaacATGAAGCGTAAATAAAGCGGCGATTTTGCCTTTCAGTCCATAATactttgcatattttgaaaatgaattaagTTAAGACTTCTAGGAGAAAAAGCGTCTTTAAAAACTCATAAACcacataaaaaaatctttcatcCTAAACActtacagaaggaaaaaaaaaaagctgatcgAGTCATCCAACACTTTCGTCTTTGCCAACAGCTGTATGCTTAAACCAGATGTGCAGCACTGAGAGCTGAGCGTCGTTTCTTTGAGGGCTCAATTAAATCCGAGTTCTTGCCGCAACAGTCCAATTAAGGGACAAACATAATGATATTAAAACCATCCCCTGCTGATGTTCAAAACACAGCGAAGCTCAGCACTGTTTTGCGTTAAAGAACATCATACCAGGCTATGAAGTTAAGGTGAGTGAACGGAAAACATACTTATATAGGACCAAAGCATTGCCAACAGGTAgtatgtatctgtatttgtttgattgtttagATGTAGTTTTAAAGCCTAACCAGAGACGGGGGCTGCAATTAGCTTGAGCTAGACGCCTTTTATACGTTACATCTGTTGCATTGCTTATCTGTATTTcacaatgtttatttgtatggtCCCTGTTAagtaaactaataaaataaaataaatataaactatCTAATGCCATGTGGTTGTGCctttagtttatttttacatggaCATTTCAACAAAGACaagctttaaaaatgtgtttgtaaaactgatctgtatatatgtttgtgcatgtggaaataaaataataaatacataaattggGCCAATTTGGGCCAAATGTCTCTCAAACACGTATTAGTTGTtatactaaaataaaaacaaccttaatgattctatatttttaaaatgtggtaACACATAAATTCTTCACTGGTCTCAGGACCGCTGTAGTTCAGCTGTGTTTTGAGGATTTCATCAGTCACTGAGTGAGCTGAGTCCCAGCAGAGCGGGTCAGCAGCAGTGGGCCTGCACTGTGCTGTCTGAAAAAGGAAATATCAGAATACAGGAAATGAGTTGGCAGGAACTATCCATTCAAATTGCTTCCTCTTTGGGATTTCAGAGAAGCGATAATGGCAAGTGATAAGTTATTTGGAACGGAACCAAACAAGATTAAGGATTAATTTCCTTCCTCGTGTCTGCCTATTAATTTGCCTCTGTTTCGTCCGTCCCCTTCCAGGGATTTGTGTTGATTTGTTCGGTTTGGAACTGCAGAGTGACGCACGAGTGATTACAACCGTTACTACTTGGAAGATAATACCAGAGAGCCTTAAATAAACTACCTATTTTTACAATTTCTTTTGCTTTGGCTGCAAAAGCCATGAATCCCCGGAAATTGCTCTGCTTAAGGGACAGCGTTAAAGGGAAAATCCCCTGCGGtactaaacaacaacaacacagtgtCTCTTTTCACAACAATGATAAACACTGATATAATACAGCTTTCAGGGAATGAAAGTTTCAGCGATACACACCCTTGAATTTAAAGTGGGTGGATCCCATCTTCAAAATCCTGCTAAATGggcaaaatgttaaatgaagtGTTATTGGGGGAGGGTGGGGTGTGGGGTgtagggggtgggggggtggggggtccTTTAATCAGTAAGATTAAAGTCATCCATCATGTCAAATAGGCACCAGTCCTGCTGACCCTTTTTAAACACAGTCCACTGCACTATAATTTCTACAAGATTCAACATGATCtgatcttcacatttgagaatcaAACTGTCACAAGTTTGGACATTTTTGGTCATAGTTTACACAAGTTAGTAATTTGGTTAATTGTTGTGTTCTTCTTAATGACAAATTTTAACATGATTTATTGGATTTGTCTTCTGAATccataaaataaagtataatcGATTATTGGGAGGACGTATTCAACAGTTTAACAATTTTTGGACTCTATGTTAAAACTTGACCAATGTTTTGCCAACTTTGTCAACTAGAACTGCATAACACctaaaggtgctatataagaAGAGGCAGGATTCACAATTATAAGAATAAATCACTAAATAAAATGGATCTTCTTTGAAGTCATCATAATAGATTCCcagtcaaacagacagaaagcagagtTGTAATTGAATTTCTATTTTGT is drawn from Thunnus albacares chromosome 2, fThuAlb1.1, whole genome shotgun sequence and contains these coding sequences:
- the gas1a gene encoding growth arrest-specific protein 1a, whose translation is MASSGALAQSVCRSVWPLGCVLLFFGYLSVASPSHGRRLICWQAIMNCQAEPDCNYAYEHYTRACGPVLNGERKKCPSHCISSLVQLNLTKNGPALEDCSCAHDPLCTSTKRAIEPCLPRTTSTGCTEARRQCERDKQCSSAMHDYLDHCGKLFSGAICTNACRNVIANMRKIPKGQQLETCMCDGTERAICEFVKNSMKALCFDSPEREESSGSLGDQDPDDEDYPPDPEYTYEPDSGASSIPAAHCVLTLLASILAVLPLI